From one Agathobaculum sp. NTUH-O15-33 genomic stretch:
- a CDS encoding exosporium glycoprotein BclB-related protein — protein MQREQPALPVRQVRPAHRACKASKGRRGFQGERGPQGIQGPQGERGATGPTGPTGATGAAGANGTTPVITVAGTVTGDPGSDASVDETFTPQGAQLLFTIPAGVTGPTGATGTAGTAGATGATGPTGPTGATGTAGATGATGPTGATGTAGAAGAAGATGPTGPTGATGTAGAAGATGPTGPTGATGTAGTVGATGPTGPTGATGTAGTAGATGPTGPTGATGTAGAAGATGPTGPTGATGTAGAAGATGPTGPTGATGTAGTAGATGPTGPTGATGTAGTAGATGPTGPTGATGTAGAAGATGPTGPTGATGTAGAAGATGPTGPTGATGTAGAAGATGPTGPTGATGTAGAAGATGPTGPTGPTGTAGAAGATGPTGPTGATGTAGAAGATGPTGPTGTAGAAGATGATGPTGPTGATGTAGAAGATGPTGPTGATGTAGAAGATGPTGATGATGTAGAAGATGPTGPTGATGPTGATGATGTAGAAGATGPTGATGATGTAGAAGATGPTGPTGATGPTGPTGATGPTGATGTAGSSAIVPFASGIPISLNTIAGGLVGTPAFVGFGSSAPGVAISGGIIDITSPTGTLTNFAFSMPRAGTITSLSAYFSTTLALSLVGSTVQITAQLYRSTAPNNQFTAVPGAEVNLTPTLTGVLSVGAVSSGITTGLNIAVTAGTRLMLVFSATASGLSLINSVTGYASGGLALS, from the coding sequence GTGCAACGGGAACAACCGGCGCTACCGGTACGACAGGTGCGACCGGCCCACAGGGCGTGCAAGGCATCCAAGGGCCGCAGGGGCTTCCAGGGTGAACGTGGCCCGCAGGGCATTCAAGGACCTCAAGGTGAGCGTGGAGCGACCGGCCCCACCGGTCCGACCGGCGCAACTGGCGCCGCAGGTGCGAACGGCACCACCCCCGTCATCACAGTGGCGGGCACCGTGACCGGCGATCCCGGCAGCGATGCGAGCGTCGATGAGACCTTTACGCCGCAGGGCGCACAGCTACTATTCACCATCCCTGCCGGCGTGACCGGCCCGACAGGCGCTACCGGCACCGCAGGTACGGCGGGAGCAACCGGAGCAACCGGTCCGACCGGCCCGACCGGCGCGACCGGCACGGCAGGTGCGACGGGAGCAACCGGCCCCACCGGCGCGACCGGCACGGCAGGCGCGGCAGGCGCGGCAGGCGCAACCGGCCCGACCGGCCCGACGGGCGCGACCGGTACGGCAGGCGCGGCGGGAGCGACAGGCCCCACCGGCCCGACCGGCGCGACCGGCACCGCAGGTACGGTGGGCGCAACAGGTCCCACCGGCCCGACCGGCGCAACCGGCACGGCAGGTACGGCGGGAGCGACAGGTCCCACCGGCCCGACCGGCGCTACCGGCACGGCAGGCGCGGCGGGAGCAACGGGCCCCACCGGCCCGACGGGTGCCACCGGCACGGCAGGCGCGGCAGGAGCAACGGGCCCCACCGGCCCGACGGGCGCCACCGGTACCGCAGGTACGGCAGGAGCAACCGGCCCGACTGGCCCGACCGGTGCCACCGGCACCGCAGGTACGGCGGGCGCAACAGGTCCGACCGGCCCGACGGGCGCGACCGGCACGGCAGGCGCGGCAGGAGCAACTGGCCCGACCGGCCCGACAGGCGCAACCGGCACCGCAGGTGCGGCGGGAGCGACAGGTCCCACCGGCCCGACCGGCGCGACCGGCACGGCAGGCGCGGCAGGAGCGACAGGTCCCACTGGCCCGACCGGTGCCACCGGCACGGCAGGCGCGGCGGGAGCGACAGGCCCCACCGGCCCGACCGGCCCGACCGGCACGGCAGGCGCGGCGGGAGCAACCGGCCCGACTGGCCCGACCGGCGCGACCGGCACGGCAGGCGCGGCAGGAGCGACTGGTCCGACCGGCCCGACGGGCACGGCAGGTGCGGCGGGAGCAACCGGAGCAACCGGCCCGACCGGCCCGACCGGTGCCACCGGTACGGCAGGCGCGGCAGGTGCGACAGGTCCCACCGGCCCGACCGGCGCGACCGGCACCGCAGGCGCGGCGGGAGCAACCGGCCCGACCGGCGCGACTGGCGCGACCGGCACGGCAGGCGCGGCGGGAGCGACAGGCCCCACCGGCCCGACCGGCGCGACCGGCCCGACCGGCGCGACCGGCGCCACCGGCACGGCAGGCGCGGCGGGAGCAACCGGCCCCACCGGCGCGACCGGCGCCACCGGCACGGCAGGCGCGGCGGGAGCAACGGGCCCCACCGGCCCGACCGGAGCGACCGGCCCGACCGGCCCGACTGGCGCGACCGGCCCGACGGGCGCCACCGGCACGGCAGGCAGCTCTGCTATTGTCCCCTTTGCTTCAGGAATACCGATATCACTCAATACGATTGCCGGAGGTCTAGTAGGCACGCCCGCGTTTGTCGGATTTGGCAGTTCTGCGCCGGGTGTCGCGATTTCGGGCGGTATTATCGATATCACAAGCCCGACGGGCACCTTGACAAACTTTGCCTTCTCCATGCCGAGAGCGGGTACGATCACCAGCCTGAGCGCTTATTTCAGCACGACGCTTGCGCTGTCTCTGGTTGGCTCGACCGTTCAGATCACGGCTCAGCTTTATCGATCGACCGCACCGAATAACCAGTTTACCGCTGTTCCCGGCGCGGAGGTCAATCTGACGCCGACGTTGACCGGCGTTCTCTCGGTCGGCGCAGTCTCATCCGGCATCACGACCGGTCTGAATATAGCGGTGACCGCGGGAACGCGGCTGATGCTTGTATTCTCAGCGACCGCGTCCGGCCTATCTCTCATCAACTCTGTCACAGGCTACGCAAGCGGTGGTCTGGCCCTCTCGTAG
- a CDS encoding collagen-like protein, with the protein MNDRMNHNYCDGWIDEVRSECGCGCGQHPSPCPPSCPPGPTGPTGPRGWRGERGPMGPAGMPGPMGPMGPEGPKGDPGMQGPRGPMGPEGPKGDTGAAGATGATGATGATGATGMTGATGATGTPGSASMTGATGPTGPTGPKGDTGAAGATGMTGATGATGATGATGATGPTGPRGFTGATGIAETITIRGTTTGEPDEPADVVDVTGGPDHVLEFHIPRGATGATGAVGATGATGPQGVQGDQGPQGVQGERGPQGIQGIAGEQGATGPTGATGATGLIGPVGPTGPTGAAGATGVTGATGATGATGATGATGATGAVGPAGPTGATGELGATGPTGATGETGATGAEGAAGPTGPTGEAGATGATGATGEIGPTGATGEPGEPGPQGEMGPEGPMGPTGETGETGPTGAAATIRIGTVTTGDPGTPAEVTNVGTDEDAIFDFVIPRGEPGGGGTPEVLATVDQTNQPSAAGNALTFNDTPLVSGTAITHSAGSTDVMINRDGIYQATFHATVSVDPGTPIPSTLVVRLYQNGAPVAGASARHTFTATGETATMSFDVPFRAEGVPSTIQVVADSAGFTFEEAALTVIRLGDAS; encoded by the coding sequence ATGAACGATCGAATGAATCATAATTACTGCGACGGTTGGATAGACGAGGTGCGCAGCGAGTGTGGCTGTGGCTGCGGCCAGCATCCTTCACCCTGTCCGCCGTCCTGCCCGCCCGGCCCCACAGGGCCGACAGGGCCGCGCGGCTGGCGCGGCGAGCGCGGACCGATGGGGCCCGCCGGTATGCCCGGCCCAATGGGCCCGATGGGACCGGAAGGTCCGAAGGGCGACCCCGGCATGCAGGGCCCGAGAGGCCCGATGGGTCCTGAAGGCCCCAAGGGCGACACCGGTGCAGCGGGCGCGACAGGCGCCACCGGTGCGACAGGCGCGACCGGAGCCACGGGCATGACCGGCGCGACAGGCGCGACAGGCACCCCGGGTTCAGCCAGTATGACCGGCGCGACCGGCCCTACCGGCCCGACCGGCCCCAAGGGCGATACCGGTGCAGCAGGCGCGACCGGCATGACGGGTGCGACCGGCGCCACCGGCGCGACCGGTGCGACCGGCGCCACCGGACCGACTGGGCCAAGAGGCTTTACCGGTGCGACCGGCATAGCGGAAACCATCACGATACGCGGCACCACGACCGGGGAACCCGATGAACCTGCCGATGTGGTCGATGTAACCGGCGGCCCGGACCATGTATTGGAGTTCCATATTCCGCGCGGCGCGACCGGAGCAACCGGCGCCGTAGGCGCGACCGGCGCGACCGGTCCGCAGGGCGTGCAGGGCGACCAAGGCCCGCAGGGCGTGCAAGGAGAACGCGGCCCGCAGGGAATTCAGGGCATAGCGGGTGAACAAGGCGCAACTGGCCCCACCGGCGCCACGGGAGCAACCGGTCTCATCGGTCCCGTCGGCCCGACCGGCCCGACAGGTGCGGCGGGCGCCACCGGCGTTACCGGCGCTACCGGCGCCACCGGTGCCACCGGGGCGACCGGCGCAACCGGCGCAACCGGCGCCGTTGGCCCAGCAGGTCCGACCGGCGCAACCGGTGAGCTGGGTGCGACCGGCCCCACCGGCGCAACCGGTGAAACAGGCGCGACCGGCGCGGAAGGCGCCGCAGGTCCGACCGGCCCCACGGGCGAGGCTGGTGCGACCGGCGCAACCGGGGCAACTGGTGAAATAGGTCCCACCGGTGCGACCGGGGAACCCGGCGAACCCGGACCGCAGGGCGAAATGGGTCCCGAGGGTCCCATGGGTCCGACCGGTGAAACCGGCGAGACCGGCCCGACAGGTGCGGCAGCAACAATACGGATCGGCACGGTGACAACAGGCGACCCCGGCACACCCGCCGAGGTGACCAATGTCGGCACGGATGAAGACGCGATCTTTGATTTCGTGATTCCGCGCGGCGAGCCGGGCGGGGGCGGCACTCCCGAGGTGCTTGCGACCGTAGACCAGACAAACCAGCCGAGCGCGGCCGGAAACGCGCTGACCTTCAACGACACGCCGCTGGTGTCCGGCACGGCGATCACGCATTCGGCAGGGTCGACCGATGTCATGATCAACCGGGACGGTATTTATCAGGCCACCTTCCACGCGACCGTCTCGGTGGACCCCGGCACGCCGATCCCGTCAACGCTGGTGGTGCGTCTGTATCAAAACGGCGCGCCGGTGGCAGGCGCTTCGGCGCGGCATACCTTTACCGCGACCGGAGAAACGGCTACCATGTCGTTCGATGTACCCTTCCGCGCGGAGGGGGTTCCTTCCACCATACAGGTGGTGGCGGATTCGGCGGGCTTTACTTTTGAAGAAGCAGCGCTGACGGTGATCCGGCTGGGTGACGCTAGCTGA
- a CDS encoding collagen-like protein — protein sequence MHDPMDYNGCDDPLNSLMNELKRGCGCGCDGPKPPCPPPCPRPCPTGPTGATGPSGPTGATGPSGATGATGATGPSGPTGATGATGPSGPTGSTGATGATGATGATGATGATGATGATGATGPAGDAAACACVAQMRNLLRQIIQLYPTTNIVVAMESGNNASGRPGSLLPAPNTNPNAGLFQLVNAQGVPQEALSICRIASVRLTSSTYNNAITYLPTPTPTPTGCAADCEAAVRAYLPVGTAGVDINAGGQTVGQGTVLKNEYGVVVLVGPNNSDPTFVSTCKAEILTK from the coding sequence ATGCATGACCCTATGGATTATAACGGCTGCGACGATCCGCTGAACAGCCTGATGAATGAGCTGAAAAGGGGTTGCGGCTGCGGCTGCGACGGTCCCAAGCCGCCCTGCCCGCCGCCCTGCCCGCGACCGTGCCCGACCGGCCCGACCGGAGCGACAGGCCCCAGTGGACCGACCGGTGCAACCGGCCCAAGCGGTGCGACCGGCGCAACCGGTGCAACCGGCCCAAGCGGTCCGACCGGTGCGACCGGTGCGACCGGCCCAAGCGGCCCGACCGGCTCGACAGGAGCAACCGGAGCAACCGGAGCGACAGGAGCAACGGGCGCCACCGGCGCGACTGGCGCCACCGGCGCAACAGGCGCCACCGGCCCTGCCGGAGACGCCGCGGCATGCGCCTGTGTCGCGCAAATGAGAAACCTGCTGCGCCAGATCATTCAGTTGTATCCCACGACCAATATCGTCGTTGCGATGGAGAGCGGCAATAATGCCAGCGGCCGCCCGGGCAGTCTGCTGCCCGCGCCGAACACGAACCCCAACGCTGGCCTGTTCCAACTCGTCAACGCGCAGGGCGTGCCGCAGGAAGCGCTTTCTATTTGCAGGATCGCGTCCGTACGGTTGACCAGCAGCACCTACAACAACGCGATCACCTACCTGCCCACGCCGACGCCCACGCCGACCGGCTGCGCGGCGGACTGTGAAGCGGCTGTGCGCGCTTATCTGCCGGTTGGCACGGCGGGCGTTGACATCAACGCGGGCGGGCAGACCGTCGGTCAAGGCACGGTGCTGAAAAACGAGTACGGCGTCGTCGTTTTGGTCGGCCCGAATAACAGCGACCCCACGTTTGTATCCACCTGCAAGGCGGAGATATTGACCAAGTAA
- a CDS encoding ACT domain-containing protein, whose product MTLQIIDRDFSVCKLDDPSLIDLTGGFCFIGKTDEELSLVCETQRVPARTTACEHGWKAFRIEGELDFSLIGILSKLSALLAEEGIGIFAISTFNTDYILTKAENFDRAIAVLRQNGYAVSEAPPACR is encoded by the coding sequence ATGACCCTTCAAATCATTGACCGGGATTTTTCCGTGTGTAAGCTGGACGATCCCTCGCTCATCGATCTCACCGGCGGTTTTTGCTTTATCGGCAAAACGGACGAGGAGCTTTCTCTGGTATGCGAAACCCAGCGCGTGCCCGCGCGGACGACTGCCTGCGAGCACGGCTGGAAAGCGTTTCGCATCGAGGGCGAGCTGGATTTTTCGCTGATCGGAATTTTGTCCAAGCTCTCCGCCCTGCTGGCCGAAGAGGGCATCGGTATTTTTGCGATCTCTACCTTTAATACCGACTATATCCTGACCAAGGCGGAAAACTTCGACCGCGCAATCGCCGTCTTAAGGCAAAACGGCTATGCGGTCAGCGAAGCGCCGCCCGCTTGCCGTTAA
- a CDS encoding DUF3783 domain-containing protein has translation MKKTGVSVPYKAVVTETNCAWLLHQLYEELAEEHEAMSR, from the coding sequence ATGAAAAAAACAGGCGTTTCCGTGCCATACAAGGCGGTCGTGACCGAGACCAACTGCGCATGGCTGCTGCACCAGCTTTACGAGGAGCTGGCCGAAGAGCATGAGGCGATGAGCCGATGA
- a CDS encoding DNA-3-methyladenine glycosylase family protein, with protein sequence MIERNVTDLDLGQIARSGQCFRMNDIGEGRFSLIASGRYIELWQRGDALYCDCEEDEWEAVWRPYFDLDTDYGAFKRAVSPRDKYLQSAIQVGGGIRILRQELFETIICFIISQQNNINRIKKCVENISLLFGETCYNKSKEVYNAFPTPQALAAVTAEELAPCRLGYRARYIAAASRQIACGEVDLDRVAALPYEEAKAELMRLTGVGVKVAECICLFALHHIDAFPIDTHIRDMLDRHYPKGFPMKRYKGFAGVLQQYGFYYEIYA encoded by the coding sequence ATGATCGAGCGGAACGTTACGGATCTGGATCTGGGACAGATTGCGCGATCGGGCCAGTGCTTTCGCATGAACGATATAGGGGAGGGACGCTTCTCCCTGATCGCCTCCGGGCGGTACATAGAGCTGTGGCAGCGGGGCGACGCCCTGTACTGCGACTGCGAGGAGGACGAATGGGAGGCGGTATGGCGGCCCTATTTTGATCTGGATACCGATTACGGCGCGTTCAAACGCGCGGTCAGCCCGCGGGACAAGTACCTGCAAAGCGCCATACAGGTGGGCGGCGGCATCCGTATTTTGCGGCAGGAGTTATTTGAAACTATCATTTGTTTCATCATTTCGCAGCAAAATAACATAAACCGCATCAAAAAATGTGTCGAAAATATCTCTTTGCTTTTTGGCGAAACCTGCTATAATAAGAGCAAAGAGGTATACAATGCCTTTCCCACGCCGCAAGCGCTTGCCGCGGTCACGGCGGAGGAGCTTGCGCCCTGCCGTCTGGGTTACCGTGCAAGATACATTGCCGCCGCTTCCAGACAGATCGCCTGCGGCGAGGTCGATCTAGACCGCGTTGCCGCGCTGCCTTATGAAGAGGCGAAGGCCGAACTGATGCGCCTGACCGGCGTAGGCGTTAAGGTGGCGGAATGCATTTGCCTGTTCGCCCTGCACCATATCGATGCCTTTCCGATCGACACCCATATTCGGGACATGCTGGACCGGCACTATCCAAAGGGCTTTCCGATGAAGCGATACAAGGGCTTTGCGGGCGTATTGCAGCAATACGGCTTTTATTACGAGATTTATGCGTAA
- the trxA gene encoding thioredoxin yields MAVLTITKDNFDSEVMQSDKPVLLDFWATWCGPCRMVSPIVDEIAEERGDIKVGKINIDEQMDLAQQFGVMSIPTLIVMKDGQIANKSVGAVPKDSILALL; encoded by the coding sequence ATGGCAGTTCTTACGATCACCAAGGATAATTTCGACAGCGAGGTCATGCAGTCCGACAAGCCGGTGCTGCTGGACTTCTGGGCTACTTGGTGCGGCCCCTGCCGCATGGTTTCGCCGATTGTGGACGAGATCGCGGAGGAGCGCGGCGATATCAAGGTCGGCAAGATCAACATTGACGAGCAAATGGATCTGGCGCAGCAGTTCGGCGTGATGAGCATACCGACGCTGATCGTCATGAAGGATGGACAGATCGCAAACAAGAGCGTCGGCGCGGTCCCGAAGGACAGCATTCTGGCGCTGCTATAA
- a CDS encoding MarR family winged helix-turn-helix transcriptional regulator, with the protein MTRDDKRNAYLYCKFRDEQFALYDEYAKRHGMLMKTLLVVNVLFYDSFYEKGGMTQSEICQRTFQSKQTVNLIIKNLLAENYVTVTEAPENKRNKIVQMTAAGRVYCEKVVRHITWAEDTAMSMFTEEEQKQLIDLSRTFTKNLTKLVNQETEE; encoded by the coding sequence ATGACAAGAGACGATAAGAGAAACGCATATCTGTACTGCAAATTCAGGGATGAACAGTTTGCGCTATATGACGAATATGCAAAACGTCATGGGATGTTGATGAAAACACTGCTGGTAGTCAACGTTCTCTTTTATGACAGCTTTTATGAAAAAGGCGGCATGACGCAGTCGGAAATATGCCAGAGAACATTTCAGTCTAAACAGACCGTGAACTTAATTATTAAAAATCTTCTGGCAGAAAACTATGTCACCGTTACCGAAGCACCGGAAAATAAGCGGAACAAAATTGTTCAAATGACAGCGGCGGGCCGGGTATATTGCGAAAAGGTTGTCCGTCATATCACATGGGCGGAGGACACGGCAATGTCTATGTTTACAGAGGAAGAGCAAAAACAACTGATTGACCTGTCCAGAACATTTACAAAAAACCTTACCAAACTGGTCAATCAAGAAACGGAGGAATAA
- a CDS encoding nitroreductase family protein, which translates to MEFYKVVNRRRSIRQFEEREIPREVLERILDAGLKSPLLQSSEKMGAGNAYR; encoded by the coding sequence ATGGAATTTTATAAGGTAGTCAACAGGAGAAGAAGTATTCGTCAATTTGAGGAGCGCGAAATTCCAAGAGAGGTATTGGAGCGGATTTTAGACGCCGGCCTGAAAAGCCCCCTCCTCCAATCATCAGAGAAGATGGGAGCTGGTAACGCTTACCGATAA
- a CDS encoding nitroreductase family protein has protein sequence MIKELAKLIRPYPCRIQEPKTPQQEMFKIAYPRQSSMVEESACVILPYFKQKYPMTEDKNGYGLMDYGATWALVENILLAATAEELGSVVHIPVKKEPEKIKELLHIPDGWYLPTLVILGYASPDAKVPSQVNATVENKVRWNQW, from the coding sequence ATGATTAAAGAGCTGGCGAAACTCATTCGCCCCTACCCCTGCCGTATTCAGGAGCCGAAAACCCCGCAGCAGGAAATGTTCAAGATCGCCTATCCCCGCCAGAGCAGTATGGTTGAAGAATCCGCGTGTGTGATTTTGCCGTATTTCAAACAAAAGTACCCGATGACCGAAGATAAAAATGGTTACGGTCTGATGGACTACGGCGCGACATGGGCGTTGGTGGAAAACATACTTCTCGCTGCAACCGCTGAGGAATTGGGATCTGTTGTCCATATTCCGGTCAAGAAAGAGCCGGAGAAAATCAAAGAGCTACTGCATATCCCGGATGGCTGGTATCTTCCCACATTGGTGATTCTTGGATACGCAAGTCCTGACGCCAAAGTGCCCTCACAGGTCAATGCAACGGTAGAAAACAAAGTCCGCTGGAACCAGTGGTAA
- a CDS encoding nitroreductase family protein, which produces MEFNEVVDKRRTSREWTDEPVAFEAIKRIIEAGMKAPSWDHYRKWQFIVLHTREEKENAFGYAKYIADKFDLSRYENKKLNLAQKMYSYAMPRQYTMLVDCPYVVIPLFRCAKLNGEWVSKLNPLTTAWCVAENMMLAVINEGLGYSLRIPLNKEHDIVLGQLDVPKGWMTPCFIGIGHPKADELVLEQHLTDPDGHLHMGVW; this is translated from the coding sequence ATGGAATTTAACGAGGTCGTTGACAAGAGAAGAACCAGCCGGGAGTGGACCGACGAGCCGGTTGCGTTTGAGGCGATTAAGCGAATCATCGAGGCGGGCATGAAAGCCCCCTCATGGGATCACTACCGTAAATGGCAGTTTATCGTGCTCCATACGAGAGAAGAAAAAGAAAATGCCTTCGGTTATGCCAAGTACATCGCAGACAAATTTGACTTGAGCCGTTACGAAAACAAAAAGCTGAATCTGGCGCAGAAGATGTACTCTTATGCCATGCCCCGGCAATATACCATGTTGGTGGATTGCCCCTATGTGGTCATCCCCCTTTTTCGGTGCGCGAAGCTCAACGGCGAGTGGGTCAGCAAATTAAACCCACTCACCACCGCATGGTGCGTGGCTGAAAATATGATGTTGGCCGTCATCAACGAGGGGCTGGGCTACTCTCTGCGTATTCCGCTCAACAAGGAGCATGACATTGTGTTAGGGCAGCTCGATGTGCCAAAGGGTTGGATGACGCCCTGCTTCATCGGAATCGGTCATCCGAAAGCGGACGAACTGGTTTTAGAGCAGCACCTCACCGACCCGGACGGACATCTACATATGGGAGTGTGGTAA
- the mutM gene encoding bifunctional DNA-formamidopyrimidine glycosylase/DNA-(apurinic or apyrimidinic site) lyase, protein MPELPEVEIIRRVLLPQIQGAVIQTVSVTRPEVVAHPDADKFCRQLTGQKIHNMTRRGKFLTVLLVSGDSLSLHLRMTGCLLLVPPDNPMKKHTHVMFQLDNGKELRFSDPRRFGRFWLLERDEADTYSGAGSLGVEPLESSLTAAYLKTSFYRRKRPVKECLLDQKSIAGIGNIYSDEILFSAQVHPSRTANSLTDDEWKRLAEEIPKVLNYFIEKSAVTPEEFLQGTGQDYRNTAFLRVYGREGEPCPMCGTTLRKTVIAGRSSVFCPHCQPMNALSK, encoded by the coding sequence ATGCCGGAACTGCCCGAAGTTGAAATCATTCGACGTGTCCTTTTACCGCAAATTCAAGGCGCGGTGATCCAGACTGTATCGGTCACACGGCCCGAAGTCGTAGCCCACCCGGACGCGGATAAATTTTGCAGGCAGCTGACCGGACAGAAAATTCATAATATGACACGGCGGGGGAAATTTTTGACCGTTCTACTGGTGAGCGGCGACTCTCTTTCGCTCCATCTGCGTATGACCGGATGTCTGCTGCTCGTACCGCCCGACAATCCGATGAAAAAGCACACCCATGTCATGTTTCAGTTGGACAACGGGAAAGAGCTCCGCTTTTCCGACCCCCGCCGTTTTGGTCGTTTCTGGCTTCTGGAAAGGGACGAGGCAGATACATACAGCGGTGCAGGCTCTCTGGGCGTAGAGCCACTGGAAAGTAGTCTTACCGCCGCATATTTGAAAACAAGCTTTTACAGACGAAAAAGGCCCGTTAAAGAATGTTTGCTTGACCAAAAAAGTATCGCTGGAATTGGAAACATCTATTCAGACGAAATTCTATTTTCAGCACAGGTACATCCGAGCCGTACGGCCAACAGCCTGACAGACGACGAATGGAAGCGACTGGCGGAAGAAATCCCGAAAGTTCTAAACTATTTTATTGAAAAAAGCGCCGTAACGCCGGAGGAATTCTTGCAGGGTACAGGACAGGATTATCGAAATACCGCTTTTCTCCGCGTGTACGGACGCGAGGGTGAACCATGCCCTATGTGCGGCACAACACTTCGCAAAACGGTGATAGCGGGACGCAGCAGCGTATTTTGTCCCCATTGTCAACCAATGAACGCTTTGTCAAAATGA
- a CDS encoding DUF4368 domain-containing protein, with product MERQNLNVKSFLKIVHSYIEPETLTPDILHEFVEKIVVHALGKSSGHRTQQVHIHYNFVGEIELSCEIAKRETA from the coding sequence ATCGAACGGCAGAACTTGAACGTAAAAAGCTTCCTCAAAATCGTCCACAGCTACATAGAGCCGGAAACCTTAACGCCCGATATTCTCCATGAGTTCGTGGAAAAAATCGTGGTTCACGCCCTCGGCAAATCCAGCGGCCACCGCACCCAGCAAGTTCACATCCACTATAACTTCGTAGGCGAAATCGAGCTTTCTTGCGAAATTGCAAAAAGAGAAACGGCGTGA
- a CDS encoding GIY-YIG nuclease family protein, translating to MEKQDRRDAIAAYKARKNEGGVFCIRNTVTGRALLNWAVDLKGSENRFAFAQMTDLCADNALRDDWKQYGCKAFAFEVLESIKQKETQTDKEFRDDVQTLYALWQEKLAGQELY from the coding sequence ATGGAGAAGCAAGACCGCCGCGACGCAATCGCGGCGTACAAGGCGAGAAAGAACGAGGGCGGCGTGTTCTGTATCCGCAATACTGTGACCGGCCGCGCCCTGCTCAACTGGGCGGTCGATCTGAAAGGCAGCGAAAACCGTTTTGCCTTTGCGCAGATGACCGATCTGTGCGCCGACAACGCGCTTCGGGACGATTGGAAGCAATACGGCTGCAAAGCCTTTGCGTTCGAGGTGCTCGAATCGATCAAGCAGAAGGAAACGCAGACCGATAAAGAGTTTCGTGACGATGTACAGACTCTTTACGCCCTATGGCAGGAAAAACTGGCGGGTCAGGAGCTGTATTAG
- a CDS encoding DUF2087 domain-containing protein, with protein MEGSPRMINIIKFVNARRQVIFIPSKNRVKLPVLQYLAAKTEPERDYTEREVTALLSGWLSGPDPDVARRLLIDEGLLARTIDGARYWRRPFDENWSIH; from the coding sequence TTGGAAGGCTCGCCCCGCATGATCAATATCATTAAATTTGTCAACGCCCGGCGGCAGGTCATTTTCATCCCGTCGAAAAACCGCGTCAAGCTGCCCGTACTGCAATATCTGGCGGCAAAGACCGAGCCGGAACGCGATTACACCGAACGCGAGGTCACCGCGCTTTTGAGCGGCTGGCTTTCCGGGCCCGACCCGGATGTAGCGCGCCGCCTGCTGATCGACGAAGGTCTGCTTGCCCGCACGATAGACGGCGCGCGGTATTGGCGCCGTCCCTTTGACGAAAACTGGAGCATCCACTGA